GCCCCAGCAGCCTTGTGTACCAGCAGTATTTGCCCGGCGCAAACGATACGGTGCAAGGATACTTCACAGTTCAACCTGAGCGGGATGGTACGCTGCTGACGTGGCGGCAAAATGCATCCCTGGCGCAAACCTTCGAGGGGAAGCTAAAAGGGATCATGCTCAAACGCCGGATGCAGCAGGAGCAGGAAAAAGGCCTGATGGGGCTAAAAATATTGCTTGAGAACCAAAGTAAAAAGAAGACATCCTAAAACCTACTACAAATGCCTACGACGATAAATAGACCGGCTCCGGACGAATACCCGGATTACTACCATGGGTACATGGACTTATTACCTGAAGGGGACGTTCTTTTCCTGATGGAAAAGCAGACGGCTGACCTGAGGCATATGTTCAAAAACATTTCTGATACGCGTGCGGAGGAAACTTACGCCGAAGGAAAGTGGACCATGAAAGAGCTGTTGCAGCACATGATTGATTCCGAGCGCATTTTCGGCTACCGTGCCCTGTGTATCAGCCGTGCTGAGGAAGCCTCCTTGCCAGGTTGGGATGAGAACCGCTATGTAAACAACTCCTTAGCCAACATTCGCCCTTTAACCAATTTGCTGGAGGAGTACGAATTGGTGAAGCGCAGCAACATGGCCATGTTTAAAAGCTTTACTGCCGAAATGCTTAGCACCGAAGGCATTGCCAATGGCAGAAGAATAACCGTTCGGGGTCTGGTCCATGTGATGGCAGCACACGAACTGCACCACATGCGGATTCTGGAGGAGCGCTACCTGAGGCGGAAAAGCTAAACAGCGTATAGAAAATAAAGAGCCCTGGCGCAAGAATAAGCTTGTGCCAGGGCTCTTTGTTTTCTAATTGAAGGATACCTGATTCTATAAATGCTCTATACTACAAAAGATCATTTGCCAAGTTAGCCAACTCAGAGCGCTCTCCTTTCTGCAAGGTGATGTGCGCATAGAGCGGGTGGTTTTTAGCCCGGTCGATCAAGTAGGAGAGGCCGTTACTCTGAGAATCCAGGTAGGGCGTGTCGATTTGGTAGATGTCGCCGGTAAAGATGATTTTGGTGTTCTCTCCGGCCCGCGAGATAATCGTTTTCACCTCGTGCGGCGTGAGGTTCTGCGCCTCATCCACGATAAAGATAATATTCGATAAGCTTCTCCCGCGGATGTACGCCAGTGGGGTGATCATCAGCTTCTCCAGCTCCACCATTTCGCGCAGTTTCTGGTACTCCTTGCTTGTTTCGGAGAACTGGTTCTGTATATACTTCAGGTTATCCCAAAGCGGCTCCATGTACGGGTTCAGTTTTGACTTAATGTCGCCGGGCAGATAGCCGATGTCTTTGTTGCTTAGCGGCACCACCGGGCGCGCCAGGTACAGTTGCTTGTAGTCGCGGCGCTGCTCTACGGCACTGGCCAGCGCCAGCAGGGTTTTACCTGTGCCGGCCACGCCCTGTATACTCACCAGCTTTATCTGCGGGTTCAGCAATGCATGCAGGGCAAACGCCTGCTCGGCATTGCGGGGTTTCACGCCGTAAGCCGTGTGCTTGTCCACGCGCTCCAGCCGTTTCTCGGTAGCGTTGTAAAAGGCAAGTATGGAATTCTTGAAGCTCTTAAGTATAAAGAAGTGGTTGTCGGCCGGCGCCTCCTTCAGTACTTTCTCAACAGCGCAAAAGCCTTGCTCATACAACTCATTTATACTTTCAGCGGGTACATCCTCAACTGTATCGTTGCCGGTGTACAAGCCTGCCACATCCTGTATCTTTCCGGTTTCATAATCCTCTGCGGTGATATTCAAAGCACGGGCTTTCAGACGCAGGTTGATGTCTTTTGTGACCAGCACCACCTTGTTTTCCTGCATTTGCTCCTGCAGTTGCAGCGCTGCGTTCAGAATGCGATGGTCGTTCTTGTCACCGAAGATTTCCGTGGCCCCCACACCCTTCGTCTCATGGTTCATCAGCACTTTAAAGTTGCCTTTGTTCTTGCCGTTCAGCGGCAGCCACTCCTGCAATTTGTGCTCAGCCGACAGCTTATCGATAAAGCGGATAAATTCCCGGGCCTCGAAGTTCTTGATGTCATTGCCTTTTTTAAAGTTATCGAGTTCTTCCAGCACCGTGATCGGAATAGCCACATCATGCTCCTGGAAATTCCTGACGGCGCTGTGGTCATAGAGTATGACAGAAGTATCGAGCACAAAAACTTTCTTCTGTTGCGTGTCCAGTGCTTTTGATTTCTGTGCGGCTGGTTTTGCGGATTTACTTACGGTTAGGTTGCTGCCTTTGCTGCGGGTGGATTTAGCGGCAGGAGCGGTCTCTTTGGTTGCATGCGCCATAGGTATGGGGTTAGGGTGAAACCATGTTAGCAGTAGCAGCTGAGATTGGGTGCAGCGGCATACGCTGTTTCTCCTGTTTACGATAGATTCGGGGGACAGGCCATGGTGCTGAGCCTGTGGGAGAAGGGGAAAGAAGGGTGCGGAAAGCTGTAAAGTTCTTATTAAATAGCTATACCCTTGACAGCTAATAAATTATAAATCAGGGATAGAGGTGAATAAATATTTAGTTTTTGATATTTTTTTTGAAGTAGTCTATGCCGCTACAAGACAGGCGCTGTACAAGTATGGCGCAGTAATGATGACTAGCTGCTAAGCCAGGGTATAGAAATCCTCCTTCTCCTTATCGTGGAGCAGGAGATAGCCATGAATTACGAGCTTCACCAATATTCTGTAGGCACGGCGCTCGGAGAGGTTTGCCAGTTTCATATATTGGTTTAGGGTAATGCGCGGATGTGTGAGCAGGTAATCCAGCACAGCGGTCTCGTGGCGGTCCAGCGGGAGCGGCTCAAAAGCGGAAGGTTCCTGTTCCATCACTTTGTCTACCATTTTAGAGGTCTGCACGCTAGTATCCTTCACCCGCACAAAACCACGCCAGTCATCTTCCTTTACTTTGGCAAAATGCGGTTTTGTCTTGCTTTCCGCTATAGTCACTTTCAGAACTGTTCGGTCATCCTGCTCAATTTCCTCATACTGCAACAGCACAGGCGGG
Above is a window of Pontibacter akesuensis DNA encoding:
- a CDS encoding DinB family protein; its protein translation is MPTTINRPAPDEYPDYYHGYMDLLPEGDVLFLMEKQTADLRHMFKNISDTRAEETYAEGKWTMKELLQHMIDSERIFGYRALCISRAEEASLPGWDENRYVNNSLANIRPLTNLLEEYELVKRSNMAMFKSFTAEMLSTEGIANGRRITVRGLVHVMAAHELHHMRILEERYLRRKS
- a CDS encoding PhoH family protein, which translates into the protein MAHATKETAPAAKSTRSKGSNLTVSKSAKPAAQKSKALDTQQKKVFVLDTSVILYDHSAVRNFQEHDVAIPITVLEELDNFKKGNDIKNFEAREFIRFIDKLSAEHKLQEWLPLNGKNKGNFKVLMNHETKGVGATEIFGDKNDHRILNAALQLQEQMQENKVVLVTKDINLRLKARALNITAEDYETGKIQDVAGLYTGNDTVEDVPAESINELYEQGFCAVEKVLKEAPADNHFFILKSFKNSILAFYNATEKRLERVDKHTAYGVKPRNAEQAFALHALLNPQIKLVSIQGVAGTGKTLLALASAVEQRRDYKQLYLARPVVPLSNKDIGYLPGDIKSKLNPYMEPLWDNLKYIQNQFSETSKEYQKLREMVELEKLMITPLAYIRGRSLSNIIFIVDEAQNLTPHEVKTIISRAGENTKIIFTGDIYQIDTPYLDSQSNGLSYLIDRAKNHPLYAHITLQKGERSELANLANDLL
- a CDS encoding AlbA family DNA-binding domain-containing protein, producing the protein MDELQKLIFGGESDTVDFKQRVTKPEKIARTMVSFANTRGGTILVGVKDNGYVCGVDPEEEKHTLDLAAGFYCDPPVLLQYEEIEQDDRTVLKVTIAESKTKPHFAKVKEDDWRGFVRVKDTSVQTSKMVDKVMEQEPSAFEPLPLDRHETAVLDYLLTHPRITLNQYMKLANLSERRAYRILVKLVIHGYLLLHDKEKEDFYTLA